AATGCAGAAAGTTTACACTTTTTTCCCGCGCATTCGTCGTGAGCCTTACAACAGGTACCGAAATAATCGCAGTGCTTTTACCCGGGGACAACCACGCCATCCTACTCTTCAGTTCTCGGCGACACAGGTTCTACTGCATTTGATCTCCAATTCATAAATCCAAAGAatattagggttttagaaaccaaACGGACAGGAAAAGAATGggagaaacgaaaaaaaaatgcagaagtTAGGGGTCGAAGCGAGATCGTACTGAACCTAAGAATTCCGACTTGGGAGAACACTCGGCAACGACGAAGAGTGCCAGAGACGACAGCCACAATGATACAATAACGTGGCCACTTCGAGAGATCTACACGCGGCATCTCTCCCTAGCTGCCACCTCGGCTCTGCTACTCCTCCACAATTCTCTGTGCCCGTTCTGCCCAATTTCAGTTAAGGAATTTGAGACATTTCAAATCGTATTATTCCTTAACTACCCCGGCTCCCAATAGCCACTGCCTTCCGAACCCGACCCGATCAAGGGCTTCACCCGTATGCGTTTTTTAAAGgacaaaaatgaaaattaagaaaaaaaacttaaatcacaAAACCCCTAAAATTCCACTTTTCCCACTCTGCCCTGTTTTCATGCATTTCCAGCAACTCATCCCCAAATCgggtaaaaaagataaaaaaaaaccagtgaAGACACAAGGAGACTTGAGGTCCCTAAACTCCTCTTTCCCTTCGGCCTTCTCACTCTgcggtgtttttttttttaactcatccCCCAATCGAAAGGAAAAAAACTAAGAGAAATCTAAAGGCGAGGTTGCGAGAATCATTGAATCATTGCGGCTCAGATATGAAGTCTGAACTCTGCGGCCCTGAggttgaacttttttttttttgtttttttcgacatccaaacataaccttagTTTGGTTGTGGAGCATCGGGTCGAATTTCGGGTATCGGATTTATGGAGGAGTcagagaggggaagagaaaaaCCTTCGGGGACAAAGGGGACATTTATGGTTTACGGAAAGAGAGCCTTCGTAGTTTGTTCGTAGAGACGGCGAGTTTGGTTGCCAACCTGTCCGAAGAATTGAATGAACCTCTAAATTGACTCTTCCTCCCTCTACCTACACTTCTAaacctcatttctttctttcccgaACCCTAAAAAGTTCTTGTTCTGCAACTTCTCTTTAGGTAATTCTTCTACAAATTTTTGTTGGGTTCTACCTCTGCTGTCTGTGATCTTCTCTTAATAATCACGTCATTGCAGGTGCAAACTTACTGATTTGATTCTTTTCGAGATGGAGGCCATTCCTGCTACAACAAACACTGCGGTACGTCCTCGTGGGGAACTCTCTCTTTCGCGTCTCCGCAGTGCGAATTGTAACGGCACCATGTGAGCCCATACTATCCCCTTTATGTATCTTCCTTTTTGGCTCTCCCATCTTAAAGGATTTGTTTTGTTCGAAATTGGATTGGTGTATCAAAATAGTGTGGGTTGATTTGATGTATATTTCTTTATGCATCATAGCGGGAAATGTTCTTAATGTTGTTTAATGATTTTGTAAACTTTAGTAGCTTTATGGttcattttattataatttttaatttatccCCAAAGAATTTTGTTAATTCAATGTTATAGCAAACCAAATGATATTCTGTTTTTAAGCATATGTTCGCTTCTGTttacattttttccttttttttttttttggtatctcCTTGCTGACAGTCTACCTGATGGGTAACTTTGCTTATCTTCCCTTTAAGGTTTAATCCGATGGTGATTGTTTCTGCAGAGCATGTCGACGATCCAAGTCATTCATATCTGCAAGTTGCCTTTCAGCTGAAGGATTGGGGCGCCTTGATAAGTCTTCATTTCAAGCGTGTCAGCTCTCATATTGTAATTCGGCTGATAAAACAAATGGACACAGAAACCCACTTGGGCAAACATTTTGCTCTGTAGGAGTGTGTACTTCAGGTGAAAATGCTTTGGAATCTCCTTCACATGCCACAAATGAGAAGGTTGGGGTGCTGCTTTTGAATCTTGGAGGACCGGAGACACTTAATGATGTTCAACCATTTTTGTTCAATCTATTTGCAGACCCTGTATGTTACTTGATCCTCTTTGCAATGTACTCAGATGACCAAAAAATAGGCATAATAAATGGGTTATAAATCTCAAGAGTACTGATGAATGATAATCTAATAATGCCTCATGACAGGATATTATTAGACTTCCCAGATTATTCCGTTTTCTCCAACGGCCACTGGCTCAACTGATTTCAGTTCTCAGAGCTCCAAAAAGTAAAGAAGGTTATGCAGCCATAGGAGGTGGATCACCTTTGCGAAAAATTACAGATGAGCAAGTGAGTCATTCCTCATCATGTGATGAAATAGCTTGGTTAAATGAAAACTCACAACAATTACTTGATGCCAGTTAAAGTCTTATTTAGGCAAATGGGATAatgcttagttgagttgagttgggGAGATTATGTTGTTCTGCTTTTGTGTAATTTTCCTGTTTATATGTGTGGGCACTGGACTGAATGGTTAAATACATCTGTTTCAGGCACATGCACTGAAAATGGCTCTGGAAGCAAAAAAAATGCCTGCAAATGTATATGTTGGAATGCGATACTGGAACCCTTTTACTGAGGAGGCAGTTCGTCAAGTGAGCTCTCTCTCTGATTTATACAACGAAGTTATACTGCAAAATTTCTTTCTTAATGAATTTTGTCATAGATTTATAGCTGGCTTCTGATTCACCTTGTAGTATGAAAAATGTGTTCCTTAAGCACCAAAGCAATAACTAACTATATGCATCTAGCATCCAAACCACATCTAAGTTTGTTGAATGTGttcaataaagaaataaaacataaaaagggCAATCAAGTTTGTAGGATAATAAGCTTCTTTAGCAATGAGGTTCTTTTTGGATTTAAAAAATCATTTGGTCCATCTAATCATTGACAAGTTGAATGGATGAGTCTTCTAATAATTCAATCAAGCCTTTTCAATTGTGAGCAAGACATGCAAGTAGTTTGCATATTTGATTGAGATTCGTAAAATGAAAATGAGTTGAAGGTTTCAACCAAAAGCAACTAAATTTCATCACCAGGTTTGAACACCAATATTTTGCACTTGTACattattgctttttttttttttttaatcataatcATGAACAGGTATGATACCATAACTGCAGATTGTTATGTTCTGAGATGGAAATGATTGTGGGTGTCCTATTGCATGAAACATCTTCATCGTTGGAAATTCTATATATAATACCCCAGTCAGCAGGGTGGTCGAACACTTTCTATGTGCATTTTGATGAGCTATTTATGTTTGTAAAAGCACCTGCGTTTTCACCAATACTGTAGCTTTTCCTTTTTGACTGTTAGGTCTGTAAATGTATAAGCAAAGTATTGAATGCTAATATAtacttgatttggaaaatcGATACAGTGGATTTTAGTTCTTCTTGTGATTttgaaaggaaacaaaaatgaCTAGATTCATGTGGAATTTCAGGTTCTATGTGGGGTTGCATGCTTGCATTTAACAAGTGTGATTTAGTCTCAGAACTAATTGAATCATCATTAGTGATAATTTCTGCTTTCCGTGACAGATTAAGGAGGACAGGATTACAAAGCTTGTTGTATTGCCACTTTATCCTCAGTACTCCATCTCCACGAGTGGATCAAGCATCCGTCTTCTCCAAAGTATTTTCAGGTGGAGAACTAAACTGTTTCAGACTTTTCAGTTTATAAACTCCATCTTTCTGTCCTTGTAATTGAAGATTTAAGCTTGTTCACTTTGATCAACTTCCACTGAATTTGAGTTGTTTGTCAGAGAGGACTCATATCTATCAAGACTGCCAGTCTCTATAATAGAGTCATGGTATCAGCGTGAAGGTTATATCAAGTCAATGGCTAGTTTGATAGAGAAGGAATTACAGAAGTTCTCCAATCCTGGGGAGGTTAGTTTGCTCTTGCTCAATTGCATTTAATATATTATACTGACAATTTGTGGAAATAGAAGTTATCAGTTTTGGGTCATATCTTCATGTTATTCTGTTGGTGCTGCTTTAGATAGGTTCATAATGTTCACAGTAAATTGGCAGGTCATGATATTCTTCAGTGCACATGGTGTACCAGTTACCTATATTGAGGATGCTGGAGATCCATACAAAGATCAGATGGAGGAATGTATTTCCTTGATCATGCAAGAACTGAAAGCAAGAGGAATTAACAATGAACACACTCTTGCTTACCAGGTCAGTTTGAAATATGAGTTCTTGTTTTctgtcttcctttttttctagGTTTTTCATGCTTTCCTGCCATAGAAACATTCATTCTTATCTGGCCATgcattttctgtttcttctttttttcccatcTGTTAGATTGTGACCAACTTCTTTCAGCTTTGTAACTCTCACTGTTATGATATGCCAGAGCCGAGTTGGACCTATACAGTGGTTGAAGCCCTACACTGATGAAGCTCTTGTTGAGCTTGGCCAGAAAGGTGTGAAGAGTCTCGTAGCGGTCCCAGTAAGGTATTCTATTGAGATCATAAACCACTTTATTGAACTTACTGAtaatttaatttggaatttgtAATTTATGCCACACAATGTTTGGGTTTCCTCTAGGTGCTTAGGTTCTTGGAGATTGTTGGGAAACAAATGAGAAAATCTGTCGTTTACTTCCCAGTCTGACTCTTGCTTTATGTATATATTGGCCTACTAACTATATTAGGTGGGTAAGCTCCAAGGTATTTAAGACAAATCATGGGTTGGGTTAACTCACAAGGTATCTAAGACAAATCATGGGATGGGCAACAAGTCCACAAGGTATCAAGTATCAGTATAATAGCAAATTGGGAAGCTAGTTTTAAGAAACGTCTATGAGATGTATTAGAGAGACAATGGATACGCTAAAGATACACATGATAAGCTTAGAATACATGCAAACTAGTGTTTGAAGCACAATACACCATAAATAAGCAGTATATAATGATATGTCATATATAATCACCAGAACATAGAACTATGAGTCGAGTGCATTCAAATCAAGGTTCTAGGTTTCAGTTTTGAGTCTAAATATTTCACGAAATTGCGAaaattttggtcgaaacctTGAAGGTTTCAATGGATGGTTTTGAAgcccaaatggccaaattaggtccCGAAAGTtctaggaaaccctattttagactctctaaacatagtggaaccattatatttggaaaaaaacacacccaaaatgtTAGTTTGACTTCAGACCCAGGTAGGTAGTATACCTTGTATGTTGTTGTATACATTCCCTAATATGACATATTCCATACAACTTCGAAACTTACACAAAACTTTCACAAATGCTGTAAATCGTCGAATTCGATGCATTTTATTACTGCTCAACAATTTGCTCCATGTTTATATGGGAGTgatttcccccctccccctccaaaaaaaaaaaaaaaaggtttccacaGACCTTAGAGTCTAAGTCAGCAGAACCAACGAAATGGATTGACATTTCTACCCATTTTGTTCGAAACTTTACATTTTGCATTAAAGGTTTGTAACTGAAATGATACCAAAACCACACACATTGTTGAAATTTCGCCGAAACTGTGAAATTTTGACTGAAACCTTGCACTTTTTACATTTCGCGTGGAGTTTCATTTCAACATCTTGCAAAACTAAAATATTTTGCAAAATTTTGTGGCAAAACTTTGAACATTAATTCAAATAATCATGTTCATAAGTGTGCATTTTGTACCCATTTGATCATTCACATACCTTCCTGCCATATGTTCCTTTTGTTTTGCTACCCTGCCCCTTATTTTCTCACAATATTGCCATGCAATGTCAGCTTGTAAATATTTTTCTACTTAATTTAATGCTTCTTctcatcattaaaaaaaaaagagtcagcTTGTCAATGTTTTGGCGGTATCTTCTTTTTCAAACCTTTAATGAGAACTGACAAGTGCACTATGAAACTTTTAAGTAtgcaatttttataattttccaACTTTATAAAAATTGGAAGTATTGAGAACAATTGAACATTCACAATTACTTATATAATTTATCAACACACTAATCGTGcatttatagcaaaaaaaagCGGTCAATTTATGAAGAATTTCATGTATTTATAAAGATTTGATTCATAG
The nucleotide sequence above comes from Telopea speciosissima isolate NSW1024214 ecotype Mountain lineage chromosome 3, Tspe_v1, whole genome shotgun sequence. Encoded proteins:
- the LOC122654386 gene encoding ferrochelatase-2, chloroplastic, which translates into the protein MEAIPATTNTAVRPRGELSLSRLRSANCNGTIACRRSKSFISASCLSAEGLGRLDKSSFQACQLSYCNSADKTNGHRNPLGQTFCSVGVCTSGENALESPSHATNEKVGVLLLNLGGPETLNDVQPFLFNLFADPDIIRLPRLFRFLQRPLAQLISVLRAPKSKEGYAAIGGGSPLRKITDEQAHALKMALEAKKMPANVYVGMRYWNPFTEEAVRQIKEDRITKLVVLPLYPQYSISTSGSSIRLLQSIFREDSYLSRLPVSIIESWYQREGYIKSMASLIEKELQKFSNPGEVMIFFSAHGVPVTYIEDAGDPYKDQMEECISLIMQELKARGINNEHTLAYQSRVGPIQWLKPYTDEALVELGQKGVKSLVAVPVSFVSEHIETLEEIDMEYKELALESGIENWGRVPALGCTSSFISDLADAVLEALPSATAMSTKESTTKEAETDLLRYAINLFFGSILGFVLLLSPKLISACRNNLL